In the Magnetospira sp. QH-2 genome, one interval contains:
- a CDS encoding GNAT family N-acetyltransferase, which translates to MDANKEWANTRLKLAHHRVMARALKARPGYLDEARNVLHAWTKCSFRPAFVDTWKRLLDSPLHCIRREIVLDNPHADWLRGSSPFSLIPSQPLNCNQVRRLWRIAASRAIRILEPEEYPLFAAHLKNLDSADRVRRFWNDRSDYWIDSYTASLGEKDAVIGHFNEAVALDGAAHVGLIDKDAERMVEIGISVLESARHHGIAHHLMERAILWARNHQATSLHAVCMTSNRSMIHLARDHDMEIFREEDSLEGLLHMPPGNAETRSLEILENQFGDWDYWNKAHKTAYALAVGPPPVLTDGEQASRLDQLAAQGRTDLLASYVIIMRYMLTHAGLTDAAHMQSLAKLRERLEPKVAHDSHLLSFVRALPGTTLH; encoded by the coding sequence GTGGACGCGAACAAGGAATGGGCCAATACCCGTCTGAAACTCGCCCATCACCGGGTGATGGCCCGAGCGCTGAAGGCCCGACCGGGTTACTTGGACGAAGCCCGCAACGTTTTGCACGCCTGGACAAAATGCAGCTTTCGCCCGGCCTTTGTGGATACCTGGAAACGGCTTTTGGATTCGCCACTGCATTGCATCCGCCGCGAGATCGTGCTCGACAACCCCCATGCCGACTGGCTACGGGGCAGTTCGCCCTTCTCTCTCATCCCCTCGCAACCGCTCAATTGCAATCAGGTGCGCCGGCTGTGGCGGATCGCCGCCTCGCGCGCCATTCGCATTCTTGAGCCGGAGGAATACCCACTATTCGCCGCACACCTGAAGAATCTGGATAGCGCGGATCGCGTGAGGCGATTTTGGAATGATCGATCCGATTACTGGATTGACAGCTACACGGCCTCCCTGGGGGAAAAGGATGCGGTTATCGGTCATTTCAACGAAGCAGTGGCGTTGGACGGCGCAGCCCATGTGGGACTCATCGACAAAGATGCGGAACGCATGGTGGAAATAGGCATCAGTGTCTTGGAAAGCGCCCGGCATCATGGCATCGCCCACCACCTGATGGAGCGGGCCATCCTTTGGGCACGCAACCATCAGGCCACCAGTCTGCACGCGGTCTGCATGACCTCCAACCGGAGCATGATCCATCTGGCCCGGGATCACGACATGGAGATCTTCCGCGAGGAGGATAGCCTGGAAGGCCTGCTGCACATGCCACCGGGCAATGCGGAAACCCGCTCGCTGGAAATCCTCGAAAACCAGTTCGGCGATTGGGACTATTGGAACAAGGCACACAAAACCGCCTACGCCCTCGCCGTCGGGCCACCACCGGTGCTCACCGACGGGGAGCAGGCCTCCCGTCTCGACCAATTGGCCGCCCAGGGCCGTACCGACCTGCTGGCCTCCTATGTAATCATCATGCGCTACATGCTGACCCACGCCGGTCTCACTGACGCGGCCCATATGCAGTCCCTGGCCAAGCTGCGCGAACGGCTGGAGCCCAAGGTCGCCCACGACAGTCACCTGCTGTCCTTCGTCCGCGCCCTGCCTGGCACGACCTTGCACTAG
- a CDS encoding pseudouridine synthase, with translation MNDAMKGDRIAKVLARAGLCSRREAERWIEAGRVSVNGQKLTTPAVTVTGDDQVLVDGNPLPDAEEPRMWRYHKPAGLLTTHSDPEGRPTIFQKMPQKMPRVISVGRLDLNSEGLLLLTNDGGLARRLELPSTGWLRRYRVRVNGRVDENKLAKLAEGVTVEGQRYGRIQAILDVQKGANAWLTVSLAEGKNREIRKVFDHIGYPVGRLIRTAYGPFQLGKLDRGQVEEIRPKVLREQLGLTADKSKRHR, from the coding sequence ATGAATGACGCAATGAAAGGTGATCGTATCGCCAAGGTCCTGGCCCGCGCGGGTCTTTGTTCCCGCCGCGAGGCGGAACGCTGGATCGAGGCGGGTCGCGTGTCGGTCAACGGCCAAAAGCTGACCACGCCGGCGGTCACGGTGACCGGGGACGATCAGGTGCTGGTGGATGGCAACCCGCTGCCCGACGCCGAAGAGCCGCGCATGTGGCGCTATCACAAACCGGCGGGCCTGCTGACCACCCATAGCGACCCCGAGGGACGCCCGACCATCTTTCAGAAAATGCCACAAAAAATGCCTCGGGTCATTTCGGTGGGTCGGCTGGATCTCAATTCCGAGGGCCTTTTGTTGCTGACCAACGATGGTGGCCTGGCCCGGAGATTGGAATTGCCCTCCACCGGCTGGCTGCGCCGCTACCGGGTGCGGGTCAACGGGCGGGTGGATGAAAACAAGCTGGCCAAGCTGGCCGAGGGAGTGACCGTCGAGGGCCAGCGCTATGGCCGGATCCAGGCGATTTTGGATGTGCAGAAGGGGGCCAATGCCTGGCTCACCGTATCCCTGGCCGAAGGCAAAAACCGCGAAATCCGCAAGGTATTCGACCATATTGGCTATCCCGTGGGGCGGCTCATCCGCACCGCTTACGGCCCGTTCCAGTTGGGCAAGTTGGACCGGGGGCAGGTGGAGGAAATCCGGCCCAAGGTGCTACGCGAGCAACTGGGCCTGACCGCCGATAAAAGCAAGCGGCATCGGTAG
- a CDS encoding class I SAM-dependent methyltransferase produces MSRTIGARSHSGKNGLVASAFPLWHDAAMNAPSRPCKICGSNAPFFGAVDFNKNCEERRGLKLPPKGEEVAYYRCVDCGFLFSPLIDSWTTSSLIQRIYNADYARIDPDYEAGRHRVAATWIDDTFNHVRDKLHILDYGSGTGQLLTTLETRGYQHVDGTDLLTQAETIRPFGRYDLVTCFETLEHSPNPIQLVSDLTAYAGPQGLVMFSTLVQPDDIQEQGLDWWYAAPRNGHVSLYSTRSLDLLWAQQGFKVGHFYPHLHLAYRDFPAFAGHLWSLFEGPQS; encoded by the coding sequence ATGAGCCGCACCATAGGCGCCCGATCCCATAGCGGCAAGAACGGACTGGTGGCCTCCGCCTTTCCCCTCTGGCATGATGCGGCCATGAACGCCCCATCCCGCCCCTGCAAAATCTGCGGCAGCAACGCGCCCTTTTTCGGCGCCGTGGATTTTAACAAGAACTGCGAGGAAAGGCGGGGGTTAAAGCTGCCTCCAAAGGGCGAAGAGGTGGCCTATTATCGCTGTGTGGACTGCGGTTTTTTGTTTAGCCCGTTGATCGACTCTTGGACCACATCGTCATTGATTCAGCGGATTTATAATGCCGACTATGCCCGCATCGACCCAGACTATGAAGCCGGTCGTCATCGCGTGGCCGCCACATGGATCGATGACACCTTCAACCATGTGCGGGACAAACTGCATATCTTGGACTATGGCAGTGGGACCGGGCAGTTGCTGACGACCTTGGAAACCCGAGGCTATCAACATGTGGACGGCACCGACCTGCTCACCCAGGCGGAAACCATTCGACCCTTCGGGCGATACGATCTGGTGACCTGTTTCGAAACCTTGGAGCATAGCCCCAATCCCATTCAGCTCGTCTCGGATTTGACGGCATATGCCGGTCCCCAAGGCTTAGTCATGTTTTCCACCCTGGTTCAACCGGATGACATCCAAGAGCAGGGTCTGGACTGGTGGTATGCAGCCCCCCGCAATGGCCATGTCTCCTTGTACAGCACCAGATCCCTGGACTTGCTATGGGCCCAACAGGGGTTCAAGGTCGGACACTTTTATCCGCATCTGCATCTGGCTTACCGGGACTTCCCTGCGTTCGCCGGACATCTCTGGTCTCTTTTCGAAGGACCCCAATCATGA
- the rsmD gene encoding 16S rRNA (guanine(966)-N(2))-methyltransferase RsmD, with protein MRIIAGQYKGRTLQAPKGRDTRPTADRTRESLFNVLIHGVGLDFTNLSVVDLFAGSGGLGLEALSRGAGRITFVDFDRQALKCAQGNAASLGEAKRVLCLKLDATRLPPPPRAAEAPCGLAFLDAPYGQGLTQPALLGLAQRGWLAGDAVVVVEVGAEEPLMIGPGFEQLDDRTHGAARVVVLRRG; from the coding sequence ATGCGTATCATCGCCGGACAGTATAAGGGACGGACCCTCCAGGCGCCCAAAGGCCGCGACACCCGGCCCACCGCCGACCGAACCCGGGAATCTTTATTCAATGTGCTGATCCATGGGGTCGGGTTGGACTTCACCAATCTCAGTGTGGTGGACCTGTTTGCCGGTAGTGGCGGATTGGGTTTGGAAGCGCTGTCCCGGGGTGCCGGGCGAATTACTTTCGTCGATTTTGACCGCCAGGCGCTGAAATGTGCTCAAGGCAACGCTGCCTCTTTGGGGGAAGCCAAGCGGGTTTTGTGCCTGAAACTGGATGCCACCCGTTTGCCGCCGCCACCGCGCGCCGCCGAGGCGCCCTGCGGCCTGGCGTTTCTGGATGCGCCCTATGGTCAGGGCCTGACCCAACCGGCCTTGCTCGGCCTCGCCCAACGGGGCTGGCTGGCCGGGGATGCGGTTGTGGTGGTGGAAGTGGGGGCGGAAGAGCCTTTGATGATCGGTCCGGGCTTTGAACAGCTGGATGACCGGACCCATGGCGCGGCGCGGGTGGTGGTCCTGCGCCGGGGGTAG
- a CDS encoding DEAD/DEAH box helicase, whose translation MTDFSSLALAQPILRAVADEGYVSATPIQSMAIPSLLEGHDLLGVAQTGTGKTAAFSLPLLNHLAKNHHKPQRNHPRALILAPTRELAGQIGESLRTYGAHLNLRSTVVFGGTSIRPQIQAMNNGVHALVATPGRLLDLMNQRHVKLDQVEVFILDEADRMLDMGFIRDVRKISALLPKKRQTVLFSATMPKTVQGLADSLLVHPVHVEVAPTATTAERVVQRVLFVPKDKKRALLSELLNDPDIKRVLVFTRTKHGADRVTKHLNREGVHADAIHGNKAQNARLRALKSFRSGQIRALVATDIAARGIDVDGVTHVINFDLPNEPESYVHRIGRTARAGADGVAISFCDHDERAYLRDIEKTIRKNVPVFEDHPFHTPEIASKPGKTKSRPQQPAKRRPRRRNPQRGKGGAPGKAA comes from the coding sequence ATGACTGATTTTTCCAGCCTCGCCCTGGCGCAGCCCATTTTGCGCGCCGTGGCTGACGAAGGCTATGTTTCCGCCACGCCCATTCAAAGCATGGCCATCCCTTCGTTGCTCGAAGGCCACGACTTGTTGGGCGTCGCCCAGACCGGTACCGGCAAGACCGCGGCCTTCTCCTTGCCATTATTGAACCATTTGGCCAAAAACCACCACAAGCCGCAACGCAATCATCCCCGGGCCTTGATCCTGGCACCGACCCGCGAACTGGCCGGGCAGATCGGTGAGAGCCTGCGGACCTATGGCGCGCATTTGAATCTGCGCTCGACGGTGGTGTTCGGTGGTACCTCCATCCGGCCGCAGATTCAGGCCATGAACAACGGCGTGCATGCCCTGGTGGCCACCCCCGGGCGGCTGCTTGATCTGATGAATCAGCGTCATGTGAAGCTTGATCAAGTGGAAGTGTTCATCCTCGACGAGGCCGACCGCATGCTCGACATGGGCTTTATCCGCGACGTGCGGAAGATCTCTGCCCTTCTGCCCAAGAAGCGTCAGACGGTGCTGTTCTCGGCCACCATGCCCAAAACGGTGCAGGGACTGGCCGACAGCCTTTTGGTGCATCCGGTGCATGTGGAGGTGGCCCCGACCGCCACTACCGCCGAGCGGGTGGTGCAACGGGTGCTGTTTGTGCCCAAGGACAAGAAGAGAGCCTTGCTCAGTGAGCTGCTCAATGATCCCGATATCAAGCGTGTGCTGGTCTTTACCCGCACCAAGCATGGTGCCGACCGGGTGACCAAGCACCTGAACCGGGAAGGGGTCCATGCCGACGCCATCCACGGCAACAAGGCGCAGAATGCCCGCCTCCGGGCCCTCAAATCCTTTCGCTCCGGGCAGATCCGAGCCCTGGTGGCCACCGATATCGCCGCCCGTGGCATTGATGTGGACGGGGTCACCCATGTGATCAATTTCGACCTGCCCAACGAGCCGGAAAGCTATGTGCACCGCATCGGCCGCACCGCCCGGGCCGGCGCCGACGGGGTCGCCATTTCATTCTGCGATCACGACGAACGAGCCTATCTGCGCGACATTGAAAAAACCATCCGCAAGAATGTGCCGGTATTCGAGGATCATCCCTTTCACACCCCCGAAATCGCCAGCAAGCCCGGCAAGACCAAGAGCCGCCCGCAGCAACCGGCCAAGCGCCGCCCGCGTCGCCGCAATCCGCAGCGGGGCAAGGGAGGCGCGCCGGGCAAGGCGGCTTAA
- a CDS encoding TetR/AcrR family transcriptional regulator, whose translation MAESEEKQRRRQEILAAAFEVFAEKGFRGASMLAVARRAHCSKETLYSWFGGKERLIEEMVLWKSGGLQAALEQMIDTEPDDVAAVLNRFGILLMTTFVSSPAMLLNRIAIGEAGQAPELGRIMIDKGRNRILPRFQQYLLAMRDKDLLTFDDVDRASDLFVGVLQGDLRIRVLMGTEPAPDQATIQARAAWATDCFMGLFGTRRT comes from the coding sequence GTGGCCGAGTCAGAGGAAAAACAGCGGCGGCGTCAGGAGATCCTCGCCGCCGCCTTCGAAGTGTTCGCCGAGAAGGGGTTTCGCGGCGCTAGTATGCTTGCTGTCGCCCGCCGCGCCCACTGCTCGAAGGAAACTCTTTACAGCTGGTTCGGCGGCAAGGAGCGGTTGATCGAGGAGATGGTGCTGTGGAAATCCGGTGGCCTACAGGCGGCGCTGGAACAGATGATCGACACCGAACCGGATGACGTGGCGGCGGTGTTGAACCGCTTTGGCATTTTGTTGATGACCACATTCGTCAGTTCTCCGGCCATGCTGCTCAACCGCATTGCCATTGGCGAGGCCGGACAGGCCCCCGAACTGGGTCGGATCATGATCGACAAGGGGCGCAACCGCATTCTGCCCCGGTTCCAGCAATACCTGCTGGCCATGCGCGACAAAGATCTTCTGACTTTCGATGATGTGGACCGGGCGTCGGATCTGTTTGTCGGCGTGCTACAGGGCGACCTGCGCATTCGGGTGCTCATGGGCACTGAACCGGCCCCCGACCAAGCCACCATCCAAGCCCGCGCCGCCTGGGCAACGGATTGTTTCATGGGGCTGTTTGGAACTCGACGAACATAG
- a CDS encoding NAD(P)/FAD-dependent oxidoreductase — MQDHDVVIIGAGAAGLMCAAQAQKRGRRVMVIDHAKAVGQKIRISGGGRCNFTNRYASPADYLSANPRFCVSALKRYTQHDFIELVERYGIAYHERDHGQLFCNGSAQQIIDMLLAEAQGCQIQTSTKIALLAKDETGFTIVTDRGSLHAGSVVIATGGPSIPKMGSSGFGYAIAKQFGLKVIDPRPGLVPLTFDAETLAKLNGLAGISLDARVNLGKVRFQEALLFTHRGLSGPVILQISSYWRPTETLIVDLLPDTDLFQVLKAAKHDQPKKDVRTILAQHLPNRLADRFLEGAACKGRLAETPDKALRRLADSINAWPVTPNGSEGLRTAEVMVGGVDTRELSSKTLATKAVPGLYFIGEAVDVTGHLGGFNFQWAWASGHACGQAV; from the coding sequence ATGCAAGACCATGACGTCGTGATCATTGGCGCGGGCGCCGCGGGCCTGATGTGCGCCGCGCAGGCTCAAAAGCGCGGGCGCCGAGTCATGGTGATCGACCATGCCAAGGCGGTGGGGCAGAAAATCCGCATCTCGGGCGGCGGGCGATGCAACTTCACCAACCGATATGCCTCTCCGGCGGACTATCTCTCCGCCAATCCGCGCTTTTGCGTGTCCGCTTTGAAACGCTATACCCAGCACGATTTCATAGAATTGGTGGAGCGCTACGGCATCGCCTATCACGAACGGGACCATGGTCAGCTTTTTTGCAATGGCTCCGCTCAGCAGATCATCGACATGCTGTTGGCCGAGGCCCAGGGGTGCCAGATCCAAACCAGCACCAAGATTGCCCTCCTTGCCAAGGATGAAACCGGATTCACCATCGTGACCGACCGAGGGAGCCTGCATGCCGGGTCCGTGGTTATCGCCACCGGCGGGCCATCGATCCCGAAAATGGGATCCAGCGGGTTCGGCTATGCCATTGCCAAACAGTTCGGCCTGAAGGTCATAGACCCTCGCCCTGGATTGGTGCCGCTCACCTTTGACGCAGAGACCCTGGCCAAGCTGAATGGATTGGCGGGGATTTCCCTGGATGCTCGGGTCAATCTCGGCAAAGTACGATTCCAAGAAGCCCTGTTGTTTACCCATCGAGGACTAAGCGGCCCGGTGATTCTGCAAATCTCGTCCTATTGGCGGCCGACAGAGACCCTCATTGTCGATCTCCTGCCAGACACCGATCTGTTTCAAGTTCTCAAGGCGGCGAAGCACGATCAGCCCAAGAAAGACGTGCGGACGATTCTGGCTCAGCACCTGCCCAACCGCTTGGCGGATCGCTTTCTTGAGGGGGCCGCATGCAAGGGACGCTTGGCCGAGACCCCCGACAAGGCCTTGCGGCGGCTGGCCGACAGCATCAACGCCTGGCCCGTGACTCCCAATGGCTCCGAAGGTCTGCGCACAGCCGAAGTCATGGTGGGTGGTGTGGATACCCGAGAGCTGTCGTCAAAAACCCTGGCTACCAAGGCGGTTCCCGGCCTGTACTTTATTGGCGAGGCGGTCGACGTCACCGGCCATCTGGGCGGCTTCAATTTCCAATGGGCCTGGGCATCAGGACACGCCTGCGGACAAGCGGTATGA
- a CDS encoding efflux RND transporter periplasmic adaptor subunit codes for MRPLLKIILPIVILVGALGTFAVLKATKPMVENVPVVERSWTVATVPATGQSVTPEIRVYGEIVSGRDAELRPLVAGRIVEVGDNVVEGGVVRAGDLLIAIDPFDYETDVADRRSKLAEAEARLAELESDLTGERAMLGEDRRQLKLNRDEAARREKLLKTGAGTQKSLDDARLSLIAGEQRVTSRSQSLKTKAARVAQAGASVEQARVALSRAERDLANTRLIAPHDGYLQDVNAAVGKQVSSNDRVASLIDADRLEARFVVSDRQYARVLASGGYQGRPAQVDWKLGGETVSFAAMVERTEGAIDASSGGVRLIATLGKMPADASIRPGAFIEVSLDDRTHDNVIAVPGSALHDTADKGRQVYVIAEGRLQPVPVTVVARHDTDWLIQGAFAPDAAIVTTRFPQMGPGVRVDAVKSSDGEGR; via the coding sequence ATGCGCCCGTTGTTGAAGATCATTCTGCCCATCGTCATTCTTGTGGGGGCTCTGGGCACTTTTGCCGTGCTCAAGGCGACCAAGCCGATGGTGGAAAACGTCCCGGTCGTCGAGCGCAGTTGGACCGTTGCCACGGTTCCCGCGACCGGCCAATCGGTGACTCCGGAAATCAGGGTCTATGGCGAGATCGTCTCGGGGCGCGATGCGGAGCTGCGGCCTCTGGTGGCCGGTCGGATCGTCGAAGTGGGCGACAACGTGGTCGAGGGTGGCGTTGTCCGCGCCGGGGACCTGCTGATCGCCATCGATCCCTTTGACTATGAAACCGACGTGGCCGACCGTCGCTCCAAACTGGCCGAGGCCGAGGCCCGGCTGGCCGAGCTGGAAAGCGACCTGACCGGCGAGCGGGCCATGCTGGGCGAGGACCGGCGCCAATTGAAACTGAACCGCGACGAGGCCGCGCGTCGGGAAAAGCTGTTGAAAACCGGAGCCGGGACCCAGAAATCCCTGGATGATGCCCGGCTGTCGTTGATCGCCGGAGAGCAACGGGTGACCTCGCGCAGCCAGTCTCTGAAAACCAAGGCAGCGCGCGTGGCACAGGCCGGGGCGTCGGTGGAACAGGCCCGCGTGGCCTTGTCGCGCGCCGAGCGGGATCTGGCCAACACCAGACTTATCGCGCCCCATGATGGCTATTTGCAAGACGTCAACGCGGCGGTGGGCAAGCAGGTCAGTAGCAACGATCGGGTGGCCAGTTTGATCGATGCGGACCGTCTGGAAGCCCGTTTCGTGGTCAGCGACCGCCAATATGCCCGGGTTTTGGCCAGTGGCGGTTACCAGGGTCGCCCGGCCCAGGTGGATTGGAAGCTGGGCGGTGAGACGGTGTCCTTTGCCGCCATGGTGGAACGGACCGAGGGCGCCATTGATGCTTCGAGCGGTGGCGTGCGGCTCATCGCCACCTTGGGTAAAATGCCCGCCGATGCCTCCATTCGGCCCGGCGCCTTCATCGAGGTCAGTCTTGATGATCGTACCCATGACAATGTCATCGCCGTGCCCGGCAGCGCCTTGCATGATACCGCCGACAAGGGGCGTCAAGTGTATGTGATTGCCGAGGGACGTTTGCAGCCGGTGCCGGTGACGGTCGTCGCCCGCCACGACACGGATTGGCTGATCCAAGGAGCGTTCGCGCCGGATGCGGCCATCGTCACCACCCGATTTCCGCAAATGGGGCCGGGGGTCAGGGTCGATGCGGTGAAATCAAGTGACGGGGAGGGCCGATAG
- a CDS encoding nucleoside deaminase, with protein MERAFLEAEKAASRGEVPVGAVIVDGESGNILAAEGNRTEERNDPTAHAELLAIRAAAATRGEPRLPDCDLYVTLEPCAMCATAISFARIRRLYFAAYDPKGGGVEHGPRLFQQPTCHHRPDVYGGLEERRAATLLKAFFAARRES; from the coding sequence ATGGAGCGCGCATTCCTGGAAGCTGAAAAAGCCGCATCCCGGGGCGAGGTCCCGGTGGGCGCGGTTATCGTTGATGGGGAAAGCGGGAATATCCTGGCCGCGGAGGGCAATCGCACCGAGGAACGGAACGACCCCACCGCCCATGCGGAACTCCTGGCCATTCGTGCCGCCGCCGCCACCCGGGGCGAGCCCCGACTGCCCGATTGCGATCTCTATGTGACCCTGGAACCCTGTGCCATGTGTGCCACGGCGATCTCTTTCGCCCGCATCCGACGGCTCTATTTCGCCGCCTATGACCCCAAGGGCGGTGGCGTCGAACATGGCCCGCGTCTGTTCCAGCAGCCCACCTGCCACCATCGGCCGGATGTCTATGGCGGGCTGGAGGAACGGCGCGCGGCGACCCTTCTCAAGGCCTTCTTCGCAGCGCGCCGCGAGTCGTAA
- a CDS encoding monovalent cation:proton antiporter-2 (CPA2) family protein, translating into MTGTINFLTDIAILLAAAVVAVPVFQHLRMGAVSGFILAGVLVGPHGLKLINNVTEIGHLSELGVVLLLFIIGIELNPNRLWMMRRLLFGLGTLQFVCTSLVFVALAHFLFGIPIRTAALVGPALALSSTAFVLQLLTERRMLTSKQGRASIAILLLQDLAVVPLLALVSLLMAPELSLTADIALALGEAVLIIGLVVLIGRLFLHSLLHLVAKSHSPEVFTAFALLIVLATSLVMEHIGLSMAMGAFLAGLLIADSAFRHQIVAETQPFRGLFLGLFFMSMGMTLDLTELLGNPMGALGLVIGLMVLKTLIIWPLGLLFGLGGKSALSVAMILSQSGEFALVVFTAAFAAGLLPTHLFQVLLLMAMLSMLITPLMAKFADGLRKSETGPAPLAPDPETVSDPVSKSVVIIGFGRMGHRIGQLLAAAEVPFVAMDKDPSVIAKGHALGQPVFYGDAEQTMVLRTLGLDQARTAIVALDDRQVAERLVTTLRQNFPDLTILARGHNAERCRKLRQLGANVAVSETLETSIELARITLTHEKRSTDEIGSLVEAFRRLQS; encoded by the coding sequence GTGACAGGCACGATCAACTTCCTGACAGACATTGCGATCCTGCTCGCCGCGGCGGTTGTCGCGGTTCCGGTTTTTCAGCACCTGCGCATGGGAGCGGTTTCGGGCTTCATCCTCGCCGGTGTGCTGGTTGGGCCTCATGGCCTCAAACTGATCAACAATGTCACGGAAATTGGCCATCTTTCTGAGTTGGGCGTGGTGCTGCTGCTGTTCATCATCGGCATCGAGCTCAACCCCAACCGCCTTTGGATGATGCGGCGCTTGTTATTCGGATTGGGCACCTTGCAGTTCGTCTGCACGAGTTTGGTTTTCGTGGCCTTGGCCCATTTCCTGTTCGGCATTCCGATTCGAACCGCCGCTTTGGTCGGGCCCGCACTGGCCCTCTCTTCAACCGCCTTCGTACTGCAATTGCTGACCGAGCGCCGCATGCTCACCTCCAAACAAGGCCGCGCCTCCATCGCCATCTTGCTGCTTCAGGATCTGGCCGTGGTGCCGCTGTTGGCCTTGGTTTCCCTTTTGATGGCGCCGGAACTCTCCCTAACAGCCGATATCGCCCTGGCCCTTGGCGAGGCGGTGCTGATCATTGGTTTGGTGGTTCTCATTGGCCGTCTGTTTCTCCATTCCCTACTCCATCTTGTCGCCAAATCCCACAGCCCGGAGGTCTTTACGGCCTTTGCCCTGTTGATCGTTCTGGCCACGTCGCTGGTCATGGAACATATCGGCCTCTCCATGGCCATGGGCGCCTTCCTGGCCGGACTGTTGATCGCGGATTCGGCCTTCCGGCATCAGATCGTCGCCGAAACGCAGCCCTTCCGGGGTCTGTTCCTGGGATTATTCTTCATGTCCATGGGCATGACTCTCGACCTGACGGAGCTGCTGGGCAATCCCATGGGCGCCCTTGGCCTTGTTATTGGTCTGATGGTTCTAAAAACGCTAATAATCTGGCCCCTGGGACTACTGTTCGGCCTTGGCGGAAAGAGCGCTCTTTCTGTGGCAATGATCCTGTCTCAGAGCGGCGAGTTTGCATTGGTGGTCTTCACGGCCGCATTTGCCGCCGGGCTTCTGCCCACCCATTTATTCCAGGTGCTGCTGCTCATGGCCATGCTGAGCATGCTGATCACGCCTTTGATGGCCAAGTTCGCTGACGGACTGAGAAAGTCGGAGACCGGACCGGCCCCCTTGGCACCGGATCCCGAAACCGTGAGCGATCCCGTTTCAAAATCGGTGGTGATCATTGGCTTCGGCCGCATGGGCCACCGTATCGGCCAGTTGTTGGCCGCCGCCGAGGTCCCTTTCGTCGCCATGGATAAGGATCCGTCGGTTATCGCGAAAGGCCACGCCCTGGGTCAGCCGGTCTTCTACGGCGATGCCGAGCAAACCATGGTACTGCGAACGCTGGGCCTCGATCAGGCGCGCACCGCCATTGTCGCCTTGGATGATCGACAGGTGGCCGAACGGCTGGTGACCACGTTGCGGCAGAACTTCCCTGACCTGACCATTCTCGCCCGCGGCCACAATGCGGAACGCTGCCGCAAACTCCGTCAACTGGGCGCCAATGTGGCCGTGTCGGAAACCTTGGAAACCAGCATCGAACTGGCCCGCATCACGCTGACCCACGAAAAACGCTCAACGGACGAGATCGGCTCCTTGGTGGAGGCGTTCCGACGCCTTCAAAGTTAG
- a CDS encoding gamma-glutamyl-gamma-aminobutyrate hydrolase family protein has product MNKPLIGITLDHEEAGGYSKFPWYALRENYCSAVSEAGGLPWPLAHAPDLAEEMLDHIQGLVVTGGAFDVDPALFGDHEQRHETVVTKDNRTTFEMAMVRGALERDMPILGICGGQQLLHVALGGRLIQHIPESVPGCLAHEQPNPRDEAGHEVKIVTGTRLFRIVGEMDIPVNSAHHQAAEDVPEGVTVNAYAPDGVIEGIEVADKSFCIGVQWHPEFHISPADGKLFEAFITAARAHGV; this is encoded by the coding sequence ATGAACAAACCCCTGATTGGCATCACTCTCGACCACGAAGAAGCGGGCGGCTATTCCAAGTTTCCCTGGTATGCCCTGCGCGAGAACTATTGCAGTGCGGTCAGCGAGGCGGGCGGCCTGCCTTGGCCGCTGGCCCATGCGCCTGATCTGGCGGAAGAGATGCTCGATCATATTCAAGGGCTGGTGGTCACCGGCGGCGCCTTCGACGTGGATCCGGCCCTGTTCGGCGACCATGAGCAGCGGCATGAAACCGTGGTCACCAAGGACAACCGCACCACTTTCGAGATGGCCATGGTCCGGGGTGCCTTGGAGCGCGACATGCCGATTCTTGGTATCTGCGGCGGACAGCAATTGCTGCACGTGGCCCTGGGCGGTCGGCTGATCCAGCATATTCCCGAAAGCGTTCCCGGCTGTCTGGCCCATGAGCAACCCAATCCGCGCGACGAAGCCGGGCATGAGGTGAAGATCGTCACCGGCACCCGTCTGTTTCGCATTGTCGGCGAGATGGATATTCCGGTGAACTCGGCCCATCATCAAGCCGCCGAGGATGTGCCCGAAGGCGTGACGGTCAACGCCTATGCCCCGGATGGGGTGATCGAGGGCATCGAAGTGGCGGACAAATCTTTTTGTATTGGTGTGCAATGGCACCCGGAGTTTCATATATCCCCCGCCGATGGGAAGCTGTTCGAGGCTTTCATAACGGCGGCCCGAGCCCATGGTGTGTGA